Proteins encoded by one window of Streptomyces sp. NBC_01477:
- a CDS encoding VWA domain-containing protein: MDTTIGLAVSQQKYLPAGAGEKDLHAIVTVEVSGAEGAAPGPALAEVLVIDCSSSMERPEEKFRAAKNAAVAALQLLPDGTPFAVVAGTHRAVTAYPPDGERAMAVAGAATRAAAEAAVHGLVAAGGTCVGSWLDLSGRLLGGQPAPIRHVLMLTDGRNEHDHFRPLADVLAAVAGQFVCDAWGIGEDWDARLLLQVAGALHGGADAVREESALVGAYEQLVRGLLAKAVPELTLTVGTLPGSRLRYVRQTFPTEAPLTAQAAEPGTYLTRAWGNELRRYHVCVTVDPEGQLHGEELLAAEIGVRTPVGAPVPPPDPVPLVVHWTDDPVLSGVTDEQVLHFQLYEQLGQAVADAADAYQRRAPDRAAEHLGRAVGLAHRAGARRQLAELRRLVEIHDAAAGQVSLRRDIKPVDFQHLITASSHSTYGPEPGGPAPDPGTQPGAVLAPCPACGRRVPVKARFCPRCGRTLGES, encoded by the coding sequence ATGGACACCACGATCGGCCTCGCGGTCAGCCAGCAGAAGTACCTCCCCGCGGGCGCGGGCGAGAAGGACCTGCACGCCATCGTGACCGTCGAGGTCAGCGGCGCGGAGGGCGCGGCGCCCGGCCCCGCGCTCGCCGAGGTCCTGGTGATCGACTGCTCCAGCTCGATGGAGCGCCCGGAGGAGAAGTTCAGGGCGGCCAAGAACGCCGCCGTCGCCGCGTTGCAGCTGCTCCCGGACGGCACGCCCTTCGCCGTCGTCGCGGGCACCCACCGCGCCGTCACCGCCTATCCGCCGGACGGCGAACGGGCGATGGCGGTCGCCGGCGCCGCCACCCGGGCCGCGGCCGAGGCGGCCGTGCACGGCCTGGTCGCGGCCGGCGGCACGTGCGTGGGCAGCTGGCTCGACCTGTCCGGGCGGCTGCTCGGCGGGCAGCCGGCGCCGATCCGGCATGTGCTGATGCTCACCGACGGGCGCAACGAGCACGACCACTTCCGGCCGCTCGCCGACGTCCTGGCCGCCGTCGCGGGGCAGTTCGTCTGCGACGCCTGGGGCATCGGCGAGGACTGGGACGCCCGGCTGCTGCTCCAGGTGGCCGGCGCCCTGCACGGCGGCGCCGACGCCGTACGCGAGGAGTCCGCGCTCGTCGGGGCGTACGAGCAGCTGGTGCGCGGCCTGCTCGCCAAGGCGGTGCCGGAACTGACCCTCACCGTAGGGACCCTGCCCGGCAGCCGGCTGCGGTACGTCCGGCAGACCTTCCCCACCGAGGCACCCCTGACGGCGCAGGCCGCGGAGCCCGGCACCTACCTCACCCGGGCCTGGGGCAACGAGCTGCGGCGCTACCACGTCTGCGTCACCGTCGATCCCGAAGGCCAGCTGCACGGCGAGGAGTTGCTGGCCGCCGAGATCGGCGTACGCACCCCCGTCGGCGCCCCGGTCCCGCCGCCGGACCCGGTGCCGCTGGTGGTGCACTGGACCGACGACCCGGTGCTGTCCGGGGTGACCGACGAGCAGGTGCTGCACTTCCAGCTCTACGAACAACTGGGCCAGGCGGTGGCGGACGCGGCGGACGCCTACCAGCGCAGAGCGCCGGACCGGGCCGCGGAACACCTCGGCAGGGCCGTCGGACTCGCCCACCGGGCCGGCGCCCGGCGCCAACTGGCGGAGCTGCGGCGGCTGGTGGAGATCCACGACGCCGCCGCGGGCCAGGTGTCGCTGCGCCGGGACATCAAGCCGGTGGACTTCCAGCACCTCATCACCGCCAGCAGCCACAGCACCTACGGACCCGAGCCCGGCGGCCCGGCGCCCGACCCGGGGACGCAGCCCGGCGCGGTCCTGGCGCCCTGCCCGGCGTGCGGCCGGCGCGTCCCGGTCAAGGCCCGCTTCTGCCCGCGCTGCGGCCGGACCCTGGGGGAGTCGTGA
- a CDS encoding glycosyltransferase family 4 protein, with product MRLAYLHPGSVPSLYANSVHAMRMCDAFTEAGHEVTLYTAPGTYTVDDPHAYYGVRHRFAVRTVPSPDYTPAGYRVRAGRVRDLLTRAAPDVVYGHDLYGLTAAAGVAPLVYETHRLRDDPVTLAIERRLLREPSLARIVVITEALARDYRHTYGRPGLPRILVAPEGADPPEATAGPEDPPRLPGRPDAPRIGYVGHLYEGRGIDLVLDLAGRLPALDFHLIGGTPEDLARWSDPRPPANAYFHGHRPPGAVAAYYPLFDVVLAPYQAKIYTAGGHCETGRWASPMKLFEYMVQGRAVVASDLPVLREILHDRVNCLLRPAGEPAAWAGAVTELLADDGLRRALGDEARRQVLHRHTWRHRAGRVLAGLDPASG from the coding sequence ATGCGACTCGCCTACCTGCACCCCGGAAGCGTCCCCTCGCTGTACGCCAACAGCGTCCACGCCATGCGCATGTGCGACGCCTTCACCGAGGCCGGCCACGAGGTCACCCTCTACACCGCACCCGGCACGTACACCGTCGACGATCCGCACGCCTACTACGGGGTCCGCCACCGCTTCGCCGTCCGTACGGTGCCGAGCCCGGACTACACCCCGGCCGGCTACCGGGTGCGCGCCGGGCGGGTGCGCGACCTGCTCACGCGCGCCGCCCCCGACGTGGTCTACGGCCACGACCTGTACGGCCTCACCGCCGCGGCCGGCGTCGCACCGCTGGTGTACGAGACCCACCGGCTGCGGGACGACCCCGTCACCCTCGCCATCGAGCGGCGCCTGCTCCGCGAGCCGTCGCTCGCGCGGATCGTCGTGATCACCGAGGCGCTCGCGCGCGACTACCGCCACACCTACGGCCGTCCCGGCCTTCCGCGGATCCTCGTCGCGCCGGAAGGCGCCGACCCGCCCGAGGCCACCGCCGGGCCGGAGGACCCGCCGCGCCTGCCGGGGCGCCCGGACGCGCCCCGGATCGGCTACGTCGGACACCTCTACGAAGGCCGCGGCATCGATCTCGTCCTCGACCTCGCAGGCCGGCTCCCCGCTCTGGACTTCCATCTGATCGGCGGCACCCCGGAGGACCTCGCCCGCTGGAGCGACCCCCGCCCTCCCGCCAACGCGTACTTCCACGGGCACCGCCCGCCCGGCGCCGTCGCCGCGTACTATCCGCTCTTCGACGTCGTGCTGGCGCCCTACCAGGCGAAGATCTACACCGCCGGCGGCCACTGCGAGACCGGCCGCTGGGCCTCGCCGATGAAGCTCTTCGAGTACATGGTCCAGGGCCGGGCCGTCGTCGCCTCCGACCTTCCCGTCCTGCGGGAGATCCTGCACGACCGGGTCAACTGCCTGCTGCGGCCGGCCGGTGAACCCGCGGCATGGGCCGGCGCCGTCACCGAACTCCTCGCCGACGACGGCCTGCGGCGCGCCCTCGGCGACGAGGCCCGCCGCCAGGTCCTGCACCGCCACACCTGGCGGCACCGGGCCGGCCGCGTCCTCGCCGGCCTCGACCCCGCAAGCGGCTGA
- a CDS encoding ABC transporter substrate-binding protein, translating to MSERTAPARPAAAPEPSGTLRELTRRRLLLLVLVALTTASLFHAYRGVHADAVPLRSAGAPGVLAVDTAMDALARAQQGVERGEGTTGDFHTRLSVANQSLARAAAADVTGLTGRQTLQTVTGLITTYSGWIEDAAGQPTAAQAQATAAQAPPASAGPGRSPAARSGALRTAYLDYARSVLGTTATGPAADATVLGRLRDLQAAQQRAVRGQTDFGPRLWLEWTLALALAVALLVLLTETHRFLAGRFRRRWNPAVAGAALLLVAGAAVLVVFTALTHSEMAGSRAVLSGSLTGDAIPRAGARVSGRLAGTGFRAAAADWILVGGLLLAGLVLQALQPRINEYRVRVIALRWPRPRTLGVLGLSLALLAGAGVVAVRAAGWNGSVTLLANWTGTEQDQFQQKVIDRFEDEYRIHVVYQGSSAESEVLAADVESGTPPDVAVLPGPGELAGYAARGMLTPLDDLVRPADFASAWVTPVKGHTYWLPIKTDLKSMVWHPRALDTGAVEQAAKSPASWCLGMGADATSGWPGSDWIEDILLQQTDPATYSKWVAGSLPWTDDRVRRAWTTWGDLVGAGRAAAGSALGRSFGDAADGVLQKPPACRLEHQSSFARGSGAWTKTGAAYVPSADVIPGAAAGSNRWEVSGDLAALLHSTPQSRKLIGYLASDEAQRAWASTQSGFSVEHTVLADPRTDPNERQIVRTLRDPKAVRCYDASDAMPPTLRDAFARAVLRFLADPATLTEQLGSLDRTSRSAGKVPLTSVCSSG from the coding sequence GTGAGCGAACGGACGGCCCCGGCCCGGCCCGCCGCGGCGCCGGAGCCGAGCGGCACCCTCCGCGAACTGACCCGGCGCAGGCTGCTGTTGCTGGTACTGGTCGCCCTGACGACCGCGTCGCTCTTCCACGCCTACCGCGGGGTGCACGCCGACGCGGTGCCCCTGCGGTCGGCCGGCGCCCCCGGTGTGCTGGCCGTGGACACCGCGATGGACGCGCTGGCCCGGGCCCAGCAGGGCGTCGAGCGCGGCGAGGGCACCACGGGCGACTTCCACACCCGGCTCTCGGTGGCCAACCAGAGTCTCGCGCGCGCCGCCGCCGCCGACGTCACCGGGCTCACCGGCCGCCAGACCCTCCAGACGGTGACCGGGCTGATCACCACCTACTCGGGCTGGATCGAGGACGCCGCGGGCCAGCCCACCGCCGCCCAGGCGCAGGCCACCGCCGCTCAGGCCCCGCCCGCCTCCGCAGGCCCGGGCCGCAGCCCCGCCGCCAGGTCCGGCGCGCTGCGTACCGCCTACCTGGACTACGCCCGCAGCGTGCTCGGCACCACCGCCACCGGTCCCGCCGCGGACGCCACCGTGCTGGGCCGGCTCAGGGACCTGCAAGCCGCGCAGCAGAGGGCGGTGCGCGGGCAGACCGACTTCGGGCCGCGGCTGTGGCTGGAGTGGACCCTCGCCCTCGCCCTGGCCGTGGCGCTGCTCGTGCTGCTCACCGAGACGCACCGCTTCCTGGCCGGGCGCTTCCGGCGGCGGTGGAATCCGGCGGTCGCCGGCGCCGCGCTGCTGCTGGTCGCCGGCGCCGCCGTCCTCGTCGTCTTCACCGCGCTGACGCACTCCGAGATGGCCGGCTCCCGTGCGGTGCTGTCCGGTTCACTGACCGGCGACGCGATACCCAGGGCCGGGGCCAGGGTCTCCGGCCGGCTGGCGGGCACCGGCTTCCGGGCGGCGGCGGCCGACTGGATCCTCGTGGGCGGCCTGCTGCTGGCGGGACTCGTCCTCCAGGCCCTGCAACCGCGGATCAACGAGTACCGGGTCAGGGTCATCGCCCTGCGGTGGCCGCGGCCCCGCACGCTCGGGGTGCTCGGGCTGTCCCTCGCGCTGCTGGCCGGCGCGGGCGTGGTCGCCGTCCGGGCCGCCGGCTGGAACGGCTCGGTCACCCTGCTGGCCAACTGGACGGGTACGGAGCAGGACCAGTTCCAGCAGAAGGTCATCGACCGGTTCGAGGACGAATACCGCATTCATGTGGTGTACCAGGGCAGTTCGGCCGAGAGCGAGGTGCTGGCCGCCGACGTCGAATCCGGTACGCCGCCGGACGTCGCCGTCCTGCCGGGCCCCGGCGAACTCGCCGGATACGCGGCCAGGGGCATGCTCACCCCGCTCGACGACCTGGTGCGCCCGGCCGACTTCGCCTCGGCCTGGGTCACCCCGGTCAAGGGCCACACCTACTGGCTGCCGATCAAGACCGACCTCAAGAGCATGGTGTGGCACCCCCGGGCGCTGGACACCGGCGCCGTGGAGCAGGCCGCCAAGAGCCCCGCCTCGTGGTGCCTGGGCATGGGCGCCGACGCCACGTCGGGCTGGCCGGGCTCGGACTGGATCGAGGACATCCTGCTCCAGCAGACCGACCCGGCCACGTACAGCAAGTGGGTGGCGGGCAGCCTGCCGTGGACCGATGACAGGGTCCGCCGGGCCTGGACGACCTGGGGGGACCTGGTCGGGGCGGGCCGGGCCGCCGCCGGAAGCGCCCTGGGGAGGAGCTTCGGGGACGCCGCCGACGGTGTGCTCCAGAAGCCGCCGGCCTGCCGGCTGGAGCACCAGTCGTCCTTCGCCCGCGGCAGCGGAGCCTGGACGAAGACCGGGGCCGCGTACGTCCCCTCCGCCGACGTCATCCCGGGCGCCGCGGCCGGCAGCAACCGCTGGGAGGTCTCCGGCGACCTCGCCGCCCTCCTGCACAGCACCCCGCAGTCCCGAAAGCTCATCGGCTACCTCGCCTCCGACGAGGCCCAACGCGCCTGGGCCAGTACGCAGTCCGGCTTCTCCGTCGAGCACACCGTGCTGGCCGACCCGCGGACCGACCCCAACGAGCGGCAGATCGTCCGCACCCTGCGCGACCCGAAGGCGGTCCGCTGCTACGACGCCTCCGACGCGATGCCGCCGACCCTGCGCGACGCCTTCGCCCGCGCCGTCCTGCGCTTCCTCGCCGACCCCGCGACCCTCACCGAGCAGCTCGGCTCCCTCGACAGGACCAGCCGCAGCGCCGGCAAGGTCCCGCTCACCTCGGTCTGCTCCTCGGGCTGA
- a CDS encoding serine protease, which translates to MEADGGIGIGSSLATPPWAVRLRRANGKIAGSGILLSPDRVLTCAHVVGRDEEVTAEFVGATGLQVPRVAARVTGGAYRPEKRDADGDPSGDVALLELDRPRPAAEATTLHRVSAPGREVRMYGFPAAYNGGLWLPATIVGGCGRDGQVQLRPPSPAELARPGFSGGGVVDLATDRVIGMVLASAPEEGGGYSFMSPAETVVQHLPEVGEWTVGQTAVDEELRSPETGDDRSLLDEPFAERLARWLRGDARIRGDGAARQVKISLVPDADPARAATLRRAITLADRELRSRVSTGRVSLDAPGTVPAAGGLDLALQVSGRGTDEVAERIARRMGLWQRLDLPVAERIAAARVTITLVVVGVDAAADPASLLDLLALLVARGSRVLLVFRTAGAHFARAREELLLRPAQERRVRLGERLLRITGAPARELDGLMARVCGAEDLTDRAVDALIHVMAARAELTGGQGAFAGPPDEAPDLAGYERMAARAEQRLPAAIAALRELRVRRDELRGLLGPYRRLHEEGAARGENLEADDLYLTAHRLLYERPCRVPAAEAAVRRFLDLVDRPGQPPPDGPGHPRAAEGPARVPVADVGDRHEGGTPS; encoded by the coding sequence ATGGAGGCCGACGGGGGAATCGGTATCGGGTCCTCCCTGGCGACCCCGCCCTGGGCGGTGCGCCTTCGGCGGGCCAATGGCAAGATCGCGGGCAGTGGAATTCTGCTGAGCCCTGACCGGGTCCTGACCTGCGCGCATGTGGTGGGGCGGGACGAAGAGGTCACCGCGGAATTCGTCGGCGCGACGGGATTACAGGTGCCGAGGGTGGCCGCCAGGGTCACCGGGGGCGCCTACCGGCCGGAGAAGCGCGACGCCGACGGTGACCCCAGCGGCGATGTGGCGCTGCTCGAACTCGACCGGCCGCGCCCCGCCGCCGAGGCGACCACGCTGCACCGGGTGTCCGCGCCGGGCCGCGAGGTGCGGATGTACGGCTTCCCCGCCGCGTACAACGGCGGCCTGTGGCTGCCCGCCACCATCGTCGGCGGCTGCGGCCGGGACGGGCAGGTGCAGCTCCGGCCGCCGAGCCCCGCGGAATTGGCCAGGCCGGGATTCAGCGGCGGCGGGGTGGTGGACCTGGCCACCGACCGGGTCATCGGCATGGTGCTGGCCAGCGCGCCGGAAGAGGGCGGCGGCTACAGCTTCATGAGCCCGGCGGAGACCGTCGTGCAGCACCTGCCCGAGGTCGGCGAGTGGACCGTCGGACAGACCGCGGTCGACGAGGAACTGCGCTCGCCGGAGACCGGCGACGACCGGTCGCTGCTCGACGAGCCGTTCGCCGAGCGGCTGGCGCGGTGGCTGCGCGGCGACGCCCGGATACGCGGCGACGGCGCCGCCCGGCAGGTCAAGATCAGCCTGGTGCCCGACGCCGACCCGGCACGCGCGGCCACCTTGCGGCGGGCGATCACCCTGGCCGACCGGGAGTTGCGCAGCCGGGTCTCCACCGGGCGCGTGTCGCTCGACGCGCCGGGGACCGTGCCCGCGGCCGGCGGCCTGGACCTGGCCCTCCAGGTGAGCGGGCGCGGCACCGACGAGGTCGCCGAGCGGATCGCCCGCCGGATGGGCCTGTGGCAGCGTCTCGACCTGCCGGTCGCCGAGCGCATAGCGGCGGCCCGGGTGACCATCACCCTCGTGGTGGTCGGCGTCGATGCCGCCGCCGACCCGGCGTCGCTGCTCGACCTGCTCGCGCTGCTGGTCGCCAGGGGCAGCCGGGTGCTGCTGGTCTTCCGCACCGCGGGCGCCCATTTCGCGCGTGCCCGGGAGGAGTTGCTGCTGCGCCCCGCCCAGGAGCGCCGGGTGCGGCTGGGCGAACGGCTGCTGCGGATCACCGGGGCGCCGGCCCGCGAACTCGACGGCCTGATGGCCCGGGTGTGCGGCGCCGAGGACTTGACCGACCGGGCCGTCGACGCGCTGATCCACGTGATGGCCGCCCGCGCCGAACTGACAGGCGGCCAGGGCGCCTTCGCCGGCCCGCCCGACGAGGCCCCGGACCTGGCGGGTTACGAGCGCATGGCGGCCCGCGCCGAGCAGCGGCTGCCGGCCGCCATCGCCGCGCTGCGCGAACTGCGGGTCCGCCGGGACGAGTTGCGCGGACTGCTCGGCCCGTACCGCAGGCTGCACGAGGAGGGCGCCGCCCGCGGCGAGAACCTGGAGGCGGACGACCTCTACCTCACCGCCCACCGGCTGCTGTACGAACGGCCCTGCCGCGTACCGGCGGCCGAGGCGGCGGTACGCCGCTTCCTGGACCTGGTGGACCGGCCGGGCCAGCCGCCGCCGGACGGTCCGGGCCACCCGCGGGCCGCCGAAGGCCCGGCCCGTGTCCCCGTCGCGGATGTCGGGGACCGCCACGAAGGGGGTACGCCGTCATGA
- a CDS encoding trypco2 family protein, with amino-acid sequence MEPPSFVGLAEVIQQIRGELEQARAAAEDEQIGFTVDKVSLEFTVQVHRAGTAGGGLRIGVVTAELGGSVDKGTTHRVQVDLEPHNGSGRLNVSRQGR; translated from the coding sequence GTGGAACCGCCGTCCTTCGTCGGCCTGGCCGAGGTCATCCAGCAGATACGCGGCGAGCTCGAACAGGCCAGGGCAGCCGCCGAGGACGAGCAGATCGGCTTCACGGTCGACAAGGTCAGCCTCGAATTCACCGTCCAGGTCCACCGCGCGGGCACCGCGGGCGGCGGCCTGCGCATCGGCGTGGTGACCGCCGAACTGGGCGGCTCGGTCGACAAGGGCACCACCCACCGGGTCCAGGTCGACCTCGAACCCCACAACGGCTCGGGCCGCCTCAACGTCTCCCGCCAGGGCCGCTGA
- the efeB gene encoding iron uptake transporter deferrochelatase/peroxidase subunit: MTAAHDPAQDPDRDSVEDGTPDITPDQAPRGQGPAPAAVSRRRLLGAVGAGAAVAGAALGAGGTALAHRDSDSGSGSGAAGATAATVDFRGGHQAGIATPSQDRLCFATFDVAPAATRADLAALLTTWTAAAEAMTLGHPVPGDEGDLNTPPDDTGEAADLTPGRLTITIGYGPALFDDRFGLAARRPSALRTLPQLPGENLDPAVTGGDLCVQACADDPQVAFHAVRNLRRLGFGTVLPRWMELGFGRTSSTSPQQATPRNLMGFKDGTRNIDARDEAVMGQHVWIGAEEPQRWVRGGAYLVSRKIRMRMEQWDRDRLGDQQDVFGRYKTSGAPLTGHSEFDTPDFAAKSGGEYVIPDRAHIRLASPEHNKGLRILRRGYSYTDGIDAETGDLLGGLFFIAFMNSPDRFVTLQRVLGAHDSLNEYIQHIGSGVFVAPPGLAAGQDWGRQLFG, encoded by the coding sequence ATGACCGCCGCCCACGACCCCGCACAGGACCCGGACCGCGACTCCGTCGAGGACGGCACTCCTGACATCACCCCGGACCAGGCGCCGCGCGGACAAGGCCCCGCGCCGGCCGCCGTCAGCAGGCGACGGCTGCTCGGGGCGGTCGGGGCGGGGGCGGCGGTCGCCGGTGCCGCCCTCGGAGCGGGCGGCACCGCGCTGGCCCACCGCGACAGCGACTCCGGCAGCGGCAGCGGGGCCGCGGGCGCCACGGCCGCCACCGTCGACTTCCGCGGCGGCCACCAGGCGGGCATCGCCACCCCGTCCCAGGACCGGCTGTGCTTCGCGACCTTCGACGTGGCGCCGGCCGCGACCCGCGCCGACCTGGCCGCGCTGCTCACCACCTGGACGGCCGCGGCCGAGGCGATGACCCTGGGCCACCCGGTGCCGGGGGACGAGGGCGACCTCAACACCCCGCCGGACGACACCGGCGAGGCGGCCGACCTGACCCCGGGCCGGCTCACGATCACCATCGGCTACGGGCCCGCGCTCTTCGACGACCGCTTCGGCCTCGCCGCCCGCCGCCCGAGCGCGCTGCGGACGCTGCCGCAACTGCCGGGCGAGAACCTGGACCCGGCGGTCACCGGCGGCGACCTGTGCGTCCAGGCCTGCGCCGACGACCCCCAGGTCGCCTTCCACGCGGTACGCAACCTGCGCAGGCTCGGCTTCGGCACCGTCCTGCCGCGCTGGATGGAACTGGGCTTCGGGCGCACCTCGTCCACCTCCCCGCAGCAGGCCACCCCGCGCAACCTGATGGGCTTCAAGGACGGCACCCGCAACATCGACGCCCGCGACGAGGCCGTGATGGGGCAGCACGTCTGGATCGGCGCCGAGGAGCCGCAGCGCTGGGTGCGCGGCGGCGCGTACCTGGTGAGCCGCAAGATCCGGATGCGGATGGAGCAGTGGGACCGCGACCGGCTCGGCGACCAGCAGGACGTCTTCGGCCGCTACAAGACCAGCGGTGCCCCGCTGACCGGCCACAGCGAGTTCGACACCCCGGACTTCGCCGCGAAGTCCGGCGGGGAGTACGTCATCCCGGACCGCGCGCACATCCGGCTGGCCTCGCCCGAGCACAACAAGGGCCTGCGCATCCTGCGGCGCGGCTACTCCTACACCGACGGCATCGACGCGGAGACCGGCGACCTGCTGGGCGGGCTGTTCTTCATCGCGTTCATGAACAGCCCGGACCGCTTCGTCACCCTCCAGCGGGTGCTGGGCGCGCACGACTCGCTCAACGAGTACATCCAGCACATCGGCAGCGGTGTCTTCGTCGCGCCGCCGGGACTGGCGGCAGGGCAGGACTGGGGCCGCCAGCTCTTCGGCTGA
- a CDS encoding tetratricopeptide repeat protein — MTATGTPCPHRPCAGTITATGYCGTCRRHPSTAPGAPAPSSADVPGPRAAPADAAADPQAASRPSDPAGALDRDGLVQLPSVPRPADKDVVRSVARRPEGGRRCGVPDCPGTIGLSYDDEPAPDEGYCPVCGTRYSFRPQLGPGDVVAGQYKVLGYLSPGGTGWVYLAEDLDLPGHRVVLKTQINTQDAAARRKAVEERRSLTTLHHPDIVGIIASKQHQVEGDTGPTDYIVMEYVAGRPLDQLLLASDEELTRLFGGPFALDHVVTYGCRILGALEYLHGQRLLYCDMKPDNVIHYGQQIKVIDLGAVRRIDDRTSALVYTPRFAPQKRERDERGFQVDTDLFTVGRTLAALAARAQEPAGLAARSFDRLIGRATHDEPAARFTSAAQMSRQLWEVLREHRALARGERYPEKSTRFEPTAVVFGAALGTVPALSHWTLRPEGAAPPDLATGAPSPQETARALPGPVADPDDPAAVLLGDLAGDAPDRTAERLRDDPALRTVEVALWLCRSYLLAGEPGEAGEPAREAAGHWLGEAVRLMGPDVAGYDWRPPWHRGLLHLMRGRVKEAQGEFAAVYATVPGEWAPKLALGYCSEFLRGRTAATAPRTDSTATAGAAGTAAEAAAEAREAEAEAEAYYRAVWERDRSHTSAAFGLARLRLLHGDRVDAVRVLDQVPTISRNYDVARIAALRVLTGRVAGTAPSRADLARAAGRLAELPHDDARDRLTAEIRENVLAGYPAPARPAPWRSRLALALTPGRGTEGPDGGREPPGGPGTPGAGHAPAHGTGFPPLPPGELFEGAADRRALARLLHGSLRTLAGQAPAAERAELLDRAYAVRPESRF; from the coding sequence ATGACCGCGACCGGCACACCGTGCCCGCACCGCCCCTGCGCGGGCACCATCACCGCCACCGGCTACTGCGGCACCTGCCGCCGCCACCCCTCCACCGCGCCCGGCGCCCCCGCCCCGTCGTCCGCCGACGTCCCAGGGCCGCGCGCCGCCCCCGCTGACGCCGCGGCCGACCCGCAGGCCGCGTCCCGCCCGTCCGACCCCGCCGGCGCCCTGGACCGCGACGGCCTGGTCCAACTGCCCAGCGTCCCGCGCCCCGCCGACAAGGACGTCGTCCGCTCGGTGGCCCGCCGCCCCGAGGGCGGCCGCCGCTGCGGTGTGCCGGACTGCCCCGGCACCATCGGGCTGTCCTACGACGACGAGCCCGCCCCGGACGAGGGCTACTGCCCGGTCTGCGGTACGCGTTACTCCTTCCGCCCGCAGCTCGGCCCGGGCGACGTGGTCGCGGGGCAGTACAAGGTGCTGGGGTATCTCTCGCCCGGCGGCACCGGCTGGGTCTACCTCGCGGAGGACCTCGACCTGCCGGGCCACCGGGTCGTGCTCAAGACGCAGATCAACACCCAGGACGCGGCGGCCCGCCGCAAGGCCGTCGAGGAACGCCGCTCGCTGACCACCCTGCACCACCCGGACATCGTCGGGATCATCGCCTCCAAGCAGCACCAGGTCGAGGGCGACACCGGCCCCACCGACTACATCGTCATGGAATACGTCGCGGGCCGGCCGCTCGACCAGCTGCTGCTGGCCTCCGACGAGGAGCTGACCCGGCTGTTCGGCGGCCCCTTCGCGCTCGACCACGTCGTCACCTACGGCTGCAGGATCCTCGGCGCCCTGGAGTATCTGCACGGCCAGCGGCTGCTCTACTGCGACATGAAGCCGGACAACGTCATCCACTACGGCCAGCAGATCAAGGTCATCGACCTCGGCGCGGTCCGCCGCATCGACGACCGGACCAGCGCCCTGGTCTACACCCCGCGGTTCGCCCCGCAGAAGCGGGAGCGCGACGAGCGCGGCTTCCAGGTCGACACCGACCTCTTCACCGTCGGCCGCACGCTGGCGGCGCTCGCGGCCCGCGCGCAGGAGCCCGCCGGGCTCGCCGCCCGCTCCTTCGACCGGCTGATCGGCCGGGCCACCCACGACGAGCCCGCCGCCCGCTTCACCTCCGCCGCGCAGATGTCCCGCCAGCTGTGGGAGGTGCTGCGCGAGCACCGGGCGCTGGCCCGCGGCGAGCGCTACCCGGAGAAGTCCACCCGCTTCGAGCCGACCGCCGTCGTCTTCGGCGCCGCCCTCGGCACGGTCCCCGCGCTCTCCCACTGGACGCTGCGGCCCGAGGGCGCGGCCCCGCCCGACCTGGCCACCGGCGCGCCCAGCCCGCAGGAGACCGCCCGCGCGCTGCCGGGGCCGGTCGCCGACCCGGACGACCCGGCGGCGGTACTGCTCGGCGACCTGGCGGGCGACGCGCCCGACCGCACGGCGGAACGCCTGCGCGACGACCCCGCCCTGCGGACCGTCGAGGTCGCGCTGTGGCTGTGCCGGTCGTATCTGCTGGCCGGCGAGCCGGGCGAGGCGGGGGAGCCGGCCCGCGAGGCGGCCGGGCACTGGCTCGGCGAGGCCGTCCGGCTGATGGGACCCGACGTCGCCGGCTACGACTGGCGTCCGCCGTGGCACCGCGGGCTGCTGCATCTGATGCGCGGCCGGGTCAAGGAGGCGCAGGGCGAATTCGCCGCCGTCTACGCGACGGTGCCGGGCGAGTGGGCGCCGAAGCTGGCGCTGGGCTACTGCTCGGAATTCCTGCGCGGCCGGACGGCGGCGACGGCGCCGAGGACGGACAGCACGGCGACGGCCGGCGCGGCGGGGACGGCCGCGGAGGCGGCGGCCGAGGCGCGGGAGGCCGAAGCGGAGGCCGAGGCCTACTACCGGGCCGTCTGGGAGCGGGACCGCTCGCACACCAGCGCGGCCTTCGGACTGGCCAGGCTGCGGCTGCTGCACGGCGACCGGGTGGACGCGGTCCGGGTGCTCGACCAGGTGCCGACGATCTCCCGCAACTACGACGTGGCCCGGATCGCGGCGCTGCGGGTCCTCACCGGGCGGGTCGCCGGCACCGCCCCCTCGCGCGCCGACCTCGCGCGGGCCGCCGGCCGGCTGGCGGAACTGCCGCACGACGACGCCAGGGACCGGCTGACCGCCGAGATCCGCGAGAACGTGCTGGCGGGGTATCCGGCCCCGGCCCGCCCCGCGCCCTGGCGCAGCCGGCTCGCACTCGCCCTGACCCCCGGCCGCGGCACGGAAGGGCCGGACGGCGGCCGGGAACCCCCGGGCGGCCCCGGAACGCCCGGTGCCGGTCACGCACCCGCGCACGGCACCGGCTTCCCGCCGCTGCCGCCCGGCGAGCTGTTCGAGGGCGCCGCCGACCGGCGGGCACTGGCCCGGCTGCTGCACGGGTCGCTGCGCACCCTGGCCGGCCAGGCACCGGCCGCAGAACGCGCGGAACTGCTCGACCGCGCCTACGCCGTACGCCCGGAGAGCCGGTTCTGA